In Halopelagius inordinatus, a single genomic region encodes these proteins:
- a CDS encoding DUF5817 domain-containing protein: MYAVVGCNECGNMWLLSDPRAQKSANCPRCGKTHRTKKLRRFAEEDDREAARQARAALLAKKQGNSEAFAETAHVADMERLVEESGIGDAEYLEGSGLDADAVDEAGERATAGTQTKSPNRVDAVKDALREGDRPTEDEVAAYAESQGIDGETARDVLDRLVRRGDASESRGRYRLL, encoded by the coding sequence CGGGTGCAACGAGTGCGGGAACATGTGGCTGCTCTCTGACCCCCGCGCCCAGAAGTCGGCGAACTGTCCCCGGTGCGGAAAGACTCACCGGACGAAGAAGCTTCGCCGGTTCGCGGAAGAGGACGACAGAGAGGCGGCACGGCAGGCGCGGGCGGCCCTGTTGGCGAAGAAACAGGGAAACAGCGAGGCGTTCGCGGAGACGGCTCACGTCGCCGACATGGAGAGACTCGTCGAGGAGTCCGGCATCGGCGACGCGGAGTATCTGGAGGGTTCCGGCCTCGACGCGGACGCCGTAGACGAGGCGGGCGAACGCGCGACGGCGGGGACGCAGACGAAATCTCCGAACCGCGTCGACGCGGTGAAAGACGCCCTCCGCGAGGGTGACCGACCGACCGAAGACGAGGTGGCCGCGTACGCCGAATCACAGGGTATCGACGGCGAGACGGCGCGCGACGTGTTGGACCGACTCGTGCGGCGCGGCGACGCCTCCGAGTCGCGCGGGCGGTACCGACTCCTCTGA
- the hmgA gene encoding hydroxymethylglutaryl-CoA reductase (NADPH) yields the protein MTDETDSATGDAAALAERVRDGELRLHELEEHADADTAAAARRILVEDASGASLDSVGDYAFPAEDADANIENMVGAVQVPLGVAGPVRVDGGELDGERYLPLATTEGALLASVNRGCSVLNAAGGASARVLKSGMTRAPVFRVADVVEAEALVEWVRDNRDALAEAAESTTSHGELREVTPYVVGNSVYLRFRYDTKDAMGMNMATIATEAACDVVEAETEAELVALSGNLCSDKKPAAINAVEGRGRTVSADVRIPREVVEDRLHTTPEAVAELNTRKNLVGSAKAASLGFNAHVANVVAAMFLATGQDAAQVVEGANAITTAEVREDGLYVSVSLASLEVGTVGGGTKLPTQAEGLDVLGLRGGGDPPGSNADALAESIAVGSLAGELSLLSALASRHLSSAHSDLGR from the coding sequence ATGACCGACGAGACGGACTCCGCCACCGGGGACGCGGCGGCCCTCGCCGAACGCGTCCGCGACGGCGAACTGCGACTGCACGAGTTAGAAGAGCACGCCGACGCCGACACGGCGGCGGCCGCCCGTCGAATCCTCGTCGAAGACGCCTCGGGCGCGTCGCTCGATTCCGTCGGCGACTACGCCTTCCCGGCCGAGGATGCGGACGCGAACATCGAGAACATGGTCGGCGCGGTGCAGGTTCCCCTCGGCGTCGCCGGACCGGTCCGGGTAGACGGCGGCGAACTCGACGGCGAACGATATCTCCCGCTCGCGACGACGGAAGGCGCGCTCTTGGCGAGCGTCAACCGCGGGTGTTCGGTGTTGAACGCCGCTGGCGGCGCGTCCGCGCGCGTCCTCAAGTCGGGGATGACCCGCGCGCCCGTCTTCCGCGTCGCCGACGTGGTGGAGGCGGAAGCGCTCGTCGAGTGGGTCCGCGACAACAGGGACGCTCTCGCCGAGGCCGCCGAATCGACGACGAGTCACGGCGAACTGCGGGAGGTGACACCGTACGTCGTCGGCAACTCCGTCTACCTGCGATTCAGATACGACACCAAGGACGCGATGGGGATGAACATGGCCACCATCGCCACCGAGGCGGCCTGCGACGTGGTCGAAGCCGAGACCGAAGCCGAACTCGTCGCCCTCTCGGGCAACCTCTGTTCGGACAAGAAACCCGCCGCCATCAACGCCGTCGAGGGGCGCGGCCGAACCGTCAGCGCGGACGTCCGCATCCCCCGCGAGGTGGTCGAAGACCGACTCCACACGACGCCGGAGGCCGTCGCGGAACTGAACACGCGGAAGAACCTCGTCGGGTCGGCGAAGGCCGCGAGTCTCGGCTTCAACGCCCACGTCGCGAACGTCGTCGCCGCGATGTTCCTCGCGACGGGACAGGACGCGGCGCAGGTGGTCGAAGGGGCCAACGCCATCACCACCGCCGAAGTCAGAGAGGACGGCCTCTACGTCTCTGTCTCTCTCGCCAGTCTCGAAGTCGGAACCGTCGGCGGCGGGACGAAACTCCCGACGCAGGCCGAGGGGTTAGACGTCCTCGGACTCCGCGGCGGCGGCGACCCTCCGGGGTCGAACGCGGACGCTCTCGCCGAGTCTATCGCTGTGGGGTCGCTGGCGGGCGAACTGTCGCTTCTCTCCGCACTCGCGTCGCGGCATCTCTCCAGCGCTCACTCGGACCTCGGGCGCTGA
- a CDS encoding amidohydrolase: MTDAADLVLLDGAVHTLANPDETHEAVAVRDGRIVRLGSSYDVSFLVGTETETIELDGRVVLPGFVDAHTHLPMVGRSLVHADLSGASGPDECVERLRARAEATDDEWVLGFGYDESAWDDARYLTRAELDAVSDDRPVAAFREDMHVASVNGVALDRHAAEMPADDVRRESGDPTGVLVEEAVDVLYEEIEPDEAEMERLVRAAQAHANERGVTGIHDMVRKSYAPAVYRNLDRSDELTLRVRINYWSDHLDSLLDVGVRTNHGNGMVRAGAIKTYTDGSFGGRTAKLTEPYDDAPDETGQWVVAPDELEALVERADEAGLQVSAHAIGDAAVNAVLDAYEACGDPGESRHRVEHAELTDDETVERIAELGVVASVQPNFLKWAGEGGLYESRIGERRTETNRYGALRSAGVPLAFGSDCMPLDPLLGVHHAVNAPHEDQRLDVTEALRAYTSGAAYAGFDEGRIGTVESGTAADLAVLEESPWDRPNRIRDIDVAATVVGGTVVYDGR; the protein is encoded by the coding sequence ATGACAGACGCCGCGGACCTCGTTCTCCTCGACGGAGCGGTCCACACCCTCGCGAATCCGGACGAGACGCACGAGGCGGTGGCCGTCCGCGACGGCCGAATCGTCCGCCTCGGGAGTTCCTACGACGTGTCGTTTCTCGTCGGTACCGAGACGGAGACGATAGAACTCGACGGGCGCGTCGTCCTCCCCGGCTTCGTCGACGCTCACACGCACCTCCCGATGGTCGGGCGGTCGCTCGTCCACGCCGACCTCTCGGGCGCGTCGGGTCCCGACGAGTGCGTCGAACGACTCCGCGCGAGGGCAGAAGCGACGGACGACGAGTGGGTGCTCGGCTTCGGCTACGACGAGAGTGCGTGGGACGACGCGCGGTACCTCACGCGCGCGGAGTTGGACGCCGTCTCCGACGACCGACCGGTCGCCGCCTTCCGCGAGGACATGCACGTCGCGTCGGTCAACGGCGTCGCCCTCGACAGACACGCCGCGGAGATGCCCGCAGACGACGTGCGACGGGAGAGCGGTGACCCGACGGGCGTCCTCGTCGAGGAGGCGGTGGACGTGCTGTACGAGGAGATAGAACCCGACGAGGCGGAGATGGAGCGACTCGTCCGGGCCGCACAGGCGCACGCGAACGAACGCGGCGTGACCGGAATCCACGACATGGTCCGGAAGTCTTACGCGCCCGCGGTGTACCGAAATCTGGACCGGTCGGACGAGTTGACGCTTCGGGTCCGCATCAACTACTGGTCGGACCACCTCGACTCGCTACTCGACGTCGGCGTGCGGACGAACCACGGAAACGGGATGGTCCGCGCGGGCGCCATCAAGACGTACACCGACGGCAGTTTCGGCGGGCGGACGGCGAAACTCACAGAGCCGTACGACGACGCGCCCGACGAGACGGGCCAGTGGGTCGTCGCCCCCGACGAACTCGAAGCGCTCGTCGAACGGGCCGACGAGGCGGGCCTGCAGGTGTCGGCCCACGCCATCGGCGACGCGGCGGTGAACGCCGTCCTCGACGCCTACGAGGCCTGCGGGGACCCCGGCGAGTCGAGACACCGCGTCGAACACGCGGAACTGACCGACGACGAGACGGTCGAACGCATCGCCGAACTCGGCGTCGTCGCATCGGTACAGCCGAACTTCCTGAAGTGGGCCGGAGAGGGCGGCCTCTACGAGTCGCGCATCGGCGAGAGGCGGACGGAGACGAACCGCTACGGAGCGCTCCGGTCTGCGGGCGTTCCCCTCGCGTTCGGGAGCGACTGCATGCCGTTGGACCCGCTTCTCGGCGTCCACCACGCGGTGAACGCGCCCCACGAGGACCAACGACTCGACGTGACCGAGGCTCTCCGAGCGTACACGTCGGGGGCGGCCTACGCCGGATTCGACGAGGGCCGCATCGGCACGGTCGAATCCGGGACGGCGGCCGACCTCGCCGTCTTAGAGGAGTCGCCGTGGGACCGACCGAACCGCATCCGCGACATCGACGTGGCGGCCACCGTCGTCGGCGGAACCGTCGTCTACGACGGGCGCTGA
- a CDS encoding sensor histidine kinase: protein MTNPREPAETSDSTHDTSDSAAADGDDGRTVLVVGADDAADAAATVLDRRGTVIRRPESDEPPEASDADCAVLSEASVGLSSPTFDALCDRLPVVFLGAPTDETTAAEALSAGAAEFVPPADAADGRVLDARVSGVVARARRDRLAADLARERSMLDAIFETIPAHLYVKDEEARHLRVSEAYLDDPTAYIGRTDDEIHSHGHAEETHADDRRVIDRGEPILDKEERVMSSDTDEFSVRHLLSEHGEEADVSESWVLTSKVPWRDDDGEILGLVGFTIDISERNEYRKRLERQNDRLEEFARVVSHDLRNPLNVAQGYLELLADIVEDETAAAYTDRIDGAHGRMNELIEDVLSLARRGEVVDDPEPTALAAAAASAWEAVAPAGELDVRTGAATVLADEGRLRALLENLFSNAEEHGRDERAVTVTVGLLDGGDGFYVADDGPGVPESDRERAFEPGQTTAEDGTGFGLVIVRRIAEAHGWSVSVTDAATGGARFEFHGCDVRTD from the coding sequence GTGACGAACCCACGGGAACCGGCCGAAACGTCGGATTCCACGCACGATACGTCCGATTCGGCGGCGGCCGACGGGGACGACGGCCGGACCGTTCTCGTCGTCGGTGCGGACGACGCCGCGGACGCGGCAGCGACTGTTCTCGACCGACGGGGGACGGTGATTCGCCGTCCCGAGAGCGACGAACCGCCCGAGGCGAGCGACGCCGACTGCGCCGTCCTCTCGGAGGCGTCGGTCGGTCTCTCGTCGCCGACGTTCGACGCTCTCTGCGACCGTCTCCCGGTCGTTTTCCTCGGTGCGCCGACGGATGAGACGACGGCCGCCGAGGCGTTGTCCGCGGGGGCCGCCGAGTTCGTCCCGCCCGCCGACGCCGCCGACGGACGGGTTCTCGACGCTCGGGTCTCGGGGGTCGTCGCCCGCGCGCGACGGGACCGACTCGCCGCCGACCTCGCCCGCGAGCGAAGCATGCTCGACGCCATCTTCGAGACGATACCCGCTCACCTGTACGTGAAAGACGAGGAGGCGAGACACCTCCGCGTGAGCGAAGCGTACCTCGACGACCCGACGGCGTACATCGGGCGGACGGACGACGAGATTCACTCGCACGGTCACGCCGAGGAGACGCACGCCGACGACCGCAGAGTCATCGACCGCGGCGAACCGATACTCGACAAGGAAGAACGCGTCATGTCGTCGGACACGGACGAGTTCTCCGTTCGACACCTCCTCAGCGAACACGGCGAGGAGGCGGACGTCTCCGAGAGTTGGGTGCTCACCTCGAAGGTGCCGTGGCGCGACGACGACGGCGAAATCTTGGGTCTCGTCGGATTCACCATCGACATCAGCGAGCGAAACGAGTACCGAAAGCGACTCGAACGCCAGAACGACCGGTTAGAGGAGTTCGCGCGCGTCGTCAGCCACGACCTTCGGAACCCGCTGAACGTCGCGCAGGGCTATCTCGAACTGCTCGCGGACATCGTCGAAGACGAGACGGCCGCGGCGTACACCGACCGAATCGACGGCGCTCACGGGCGGATGAACGAACTCATAGAGGACGTTCTCTCGTTGGCCCGCCGGGGCGAAGTCGTCGACGACCCCGAACCGACGGCGCTCGCGGCCGCCGCCGCGAGCGCGTGGGAAGCGGTGGCACCCGCGGGCGAACTCGACGTCCGAACCGGCGCGGCGACGGTTCTGGCCGACGAGGGACGACTCCGGGCGTTGCTCGAAAACCTGTTTTCGAACGCCGAGGAACACGGGAGAGACGAGAGAGCGGTCACCGTCACGGTCGGTCTCTTAGACGGGGGTGACGGTTTCTACGTCGCGGACGACGGCCCGGGCGTTCCGGAGTCGGACCGCGAACGCGCGTTCGAACCGGGACAGACGACGGCGGAAGACGGAACCGGGTTCGGGCTGGTCATCGTCCGTCGAATCGCCGAGGCGCACGGGTGGTCGGTGTCCGTGACGGACGCCGCCACCGGCGGCGCGCGGTTCGAGTTCCACGGCTGCGACGTTCGGACGGACTGA
- the pyrF gene encoding orotidine-5'-phosphate decarboxylase, which produces MPQSFFDRLRDRIDRTDSVVSVGLDPDLSRIPDHLRDKEMPRWAFNRRIIDETHEHAACYKPNAAFYEDAEGWRSLRETIAYAHGKDVPVLLDAKRADIGNTTRRYAALLDDADAITVNPYMGRDSLQPFLDRSEKGVFVLCRTSNPGGSDLQDLELSSGESVYERVAALADIWNEHGNVGLVVGATAPEELESLREQVPDLPFLVPGIGAQGGDAEAAVEYGFADGVGLVNSSRGIIFAGEDREETFAKAAGQAARRLKKRLNQYRETAE; this is translated from the coding sequence ATGCCGCAGTCGTTCTTCGACCGCCTCCGCGACCGTATCGACCGAACCGACAGCGTCGTCTCCGTCGGCTTGGACCCCGACCTCTCGCGAATCCCCGACCACCTGCGGGACAAAGAGATGCCGCGGTGGGCGTTCAACCGGCGAATCATCGACGAGACGCACGAACACGCCGCCTGTTACAAGCCGAACGCGGCGTTCTACGAGGACGCCGAGGGGTGGCGGTCGCTGCGAGAGACCATCGCCTACGCCCACGGGAAGGACGTGCCCGTCTTGCTGGACGCGAAGCGCGCCGACATCGGCAACACGACGCGTCGGTACGCGGCGCTTTTAGACGACGCCGACGCCATCACCGTCAACCCGTACATGGGTCGCGACTCGCTGCAGCCGTTCCTCGACAGGTCCGAGAAGGGCGTCTTCGTCCTCTGTCGCACCTCGAACCCGGGGGGGTCGGATTTGCAGGACCTCGAACTGTCGAGCGGAGAGTCAGTCTACGAACGCGTCGCCGCACTCGCCGACATCTGGAACGAACACGGGAACGTCGGACTCGTCGTCGGCGCGACGGCGCCGGAGGAGCTGGAATCGCTCCGCGAACAGGTTCCCGACCTCCCGTTTCTCGTCCCCGGAATCGGCGCGCAGGGCGGCGACGCGGAGGCGGCGGTGGAGTACGGATTCGCGGACGGCGTCGGCCTCGTGAACTCCTCGCGGGGCATCATCTTCGCCGGAGAGGACAGAGAAGAGACGTTCGCGAAGGCGGCGGGCCAAGCGGCCCGCCGACTGAAAAAGCGGCTGAACCAGTACCGAGAGACGGCGGAGTGA
- a CDS encoding J domain-containing protein, giving the protein MDRDRLLVGLAAVFTGLTTLLVVLAFAYQPFLLFVAVPFGAVTYFLWYDATGRLEERTRRRTRRRARRDRRAADAARGPDDFAGFGPGRRATGAGGTTDGGRRTAAEPRRSDEPSETEARRTLGVDSDASDDEVRRAYRSRVKEVHPDTDSGDEESFKRVNRAYERLSD; this is encoded by the coding sequence GTGGACAGAGACCGGCTTCTGGTGGGCCTCGCCGCGGTGTTTACAGGTCTCACTACGCTTCTCGTCGTTCTCGCGTTCGCCTACCAGCCGTTTCTCCTGTTCGTCGCGGTGCCGTTCGGCGCGGTCACCTACTTCCTTTGGTACGACGCCACCGGCCGCCTCGAAGAGCGGACTCGGCGGCGGACGCGCCGCCGGGCGCGGAGAGACCGACGGGCCGCCGACGCGGCGCGCGGACCCGACGACTTCGCGGGCTTCGGACCGGGTCGGCGGGCGACGGGCGCGGGCGGGACGACGGACGGCGGACGGCGGACGGCCGCGGAACCGCGACGCTCCGACGAACCGTCGGAGACCGAGGCCCGTCGGACGCTCGGCGTCGATTCGGACGCCAGCGACGACGAGGTGCGGCGGGCCTACCGCTCTCGGGTCAAAGAGGTTCACCCCGACACCGACTCCGGCGACGAGGAGAGCTTCAAGCGCGTCAACCGCGCGTACGAACGGCTCAGCGACTGA
- a CDS encoding GTPBP1 family GTP-binding protein yields the protein MSADRAVLEKALQRGEEEGGSIEFKERLSRDVHLVDGRMESLAAQLRHRVLSGDGTATYVVGVTDDGGIAGITPAAFSESMDVLSLLAEEAGAHIEDVETWGVGEDGAERGLVGVATICEGAVLDVDDDHIVVGTAGHVDHGKSTLVGSLVTGQADDGQGSTRGFLDVQPHEVERGLSADLSYAVYGFDDEEGPVHMDNPHRKSDRARIVQEADRLVSFVDTVGHEPWLRTTIRGLVGQRLDYGLLVVAADDGPTKTTREHLGILLAMELPTLVAITKADAVSADRALEVEREVERVLRDVGRTPLSVERYGVETAIEEISDSVVPVVRTSAVTMEGIDALDDLFDGLPKTVSEAREDFRMYIDRSYSVTGVGAVASGTVNSGSVEAGDQLLVGPMPDGSFREVEVRSIEMHYHRVDRATAGRIVGIALKGIKEAELERGMVLVPADADPNPVRSFEAEVMVLNHPTRIQDGYEPVVHLETLSEAVVFHPEGGQLLPGDTGTATVEFKFRPYLVEEGQRFVFREGRSKGVGTVTDVTGD from the coding sequence ATGAGCGCGGACCGGGCCGTACTCGAAAAGGCCCTACAGCGCGGCGAAGAGGAGGGAGGCAGCATCGAGTTCAAGGAGCGACTCTCCCGAGACGTCCACCTCGTGGACGGGCGGATGGAGAGTCTGGCCGCCCAACTCCGGCACCGCGTCCTGTCCGGCGACGGCACAGCGACGTACGTGGTCGGCGTCACCGACGACGGCGGCATCGCGGGCATCACCCCCGCCGCGTTCTCCGAATCGATGGACGTCCTCTCTTTGCTGGCCGAAGAGGCCGGCGCACACATCGAAGACGTAGAGACGTGGGGCGTCGGCGAGGACGGCGCAGAGCGCGGACTCGTCGGCGTCGCCACCATCTGTGAGGGTGCCGTCCTCGACGTCGACGACGACCACATCGTCGTCGGCACCGCGGGTCACGTCGACCACGGGAAGTCCACGCTCGTGGGGTCTCTCGTCACCGGACAGGCCGACGACGGACAGGGGAGCACCCGCGGGTTCCTCGACGTGCAACCGCACGAAGTCGAACGCGGCCTGTCTGCGGACCTCTCGTACGCCGTCTACGGCTTCGACGACGAGGAGGGGCCGGTCCACATGGACAACCCCCACCGGAAGTCGGACCGCGCGCGAATCGTCCAAGAGGCGGACCGCCTCGTCTCCTTTGTCGATACCGTGGGTCACGAACCGTGGCTTCGGACGACGATTCGCGGACTCGTCGGGCAACGACTCGACTACGGCCTCCTCGTCGTCGCCGCCGACGACGGGCCGACGAAGACGACGCGGGAGCATCTCGGCATCCTCTTGGCGATGGAACTACCGACGCTCGTGGCCATCACCAAGGCGGACGCGGTGTCTGCGGACCGCGCCCTCGAAGTCGAACGGGAAGTCGAGAGAGTCCTGCGGGACGTGGGTCGGACGCCGCTTTCGGTCGAACGCTACGGCGTCGAGACGGCGATAGAGGAGATAAGCGACTCCGTCGTCCCCGTCGTCCGCACGAGTGCGGTGACGATGGAGGGGATAGACGCCTTAGACGACCTGTTCGACGGACTGCCGAAAACCGTCTCGGAGGCCCGCGAGGACTTTCGGATGTACATCGACCGCTCGTACTCCGTGACGGGCGTCGGCGCCGTCGCCTCCGGGACGGTCAACTCGGGCAGCGTCGAGGCGGGCGACCAACTCCTCGTCGGCCCGATGCCCGACGGGTCGTTCCGCGAGGTGGAGGTTCGCTCCATCGAGATGCACTATCACAGAGTGGACCGCGCGACGGCCGGACGCATCGTCGGCATCGCACTCAAGGGAATCAAAGAGGCCGAGTTAGAGCGCGGGATGGTGCTCGTGCCGGCGGACGCCGACCCGAACCCGGTCCGGTCGTTCGAGGCGGAGGTGATGGTTTTGAACCACCCGACGCGCATCCAAGACGGCTACGAACCGGTCGTCCACTTAGAGACGCTGAGCGAGGCCGTCGTCTTCCACCCCGAGGGGGGGCAACTGCTCCCGGGCGACACCGGAACCGCCACGGTGGAGTTCAAGTTCCGCCCGTATCTCGTCGAGGAGGGCCAACGGTTCGTCTTCCGCGAGGGCCGGTCGAAAGGCGTCGGGACGGTCACCGACGTGACCGGCGACTGA